A genome region from Sphingobium sp. WTD-1 includes the following:
- the araD1 gene encoding AraD1 family protein, with protein MTLRLLQHRAENGVRSVIAAEGDTAHFVPGFDSIRALALHAIDRKISLAEAVAAAGKGDAVNIAVAFEAGELLAPIDHEDGAHIQLTGTGLTHLGSAEGRDKMHREAAAAEKQTDSMRMFLEGLEGGKPAAGQTGQQPEWFYKGDGSQLVGPTDPLTMPAFAKDGGEEPEIAGIYIIGPDGMPYRLGLALANEFSDHVTERHNYLWLAHSKLRQASLGPELLVGTPPEHIEGTSRILRDGRTIWEKPFLSGEGNMSHSFANLEHHHFKYDLFRRPGDVHVHFFGTATLSFSDGVQTQEGDVFEIIAAPFTLPVRNALKRAEPVEVTVQAL; from the coding sequence ATGACATTGCGTCTGTTGCAGCACCGCGCCGAAAACGGCGTCCGGTCCGTGATCGCGGCCGAAGGTGACACCGCCCATTTCGTTCCCGGTTTCGACAGCATCCGCGCGCTCGCGCTGCATGCCATCGACCGCAAGATCAGCCTGGCCGAAGCGGTCGCCGCTGCGGGCAAGGGGGATGCTGTCAACATCGCCGTCGCTTTCGAGGCCGGCGAACTGCTCGCCCCGATCGACCATGAGGATGGCGCCCATATCCAGCTGACCGGCACCGGCCTCACCCATCTCGGCTCGGCCGAAGGTCGCGACAAGATGCACCGCGAAGCAGCCGCTGCCGAAAAGCAGACCGATTCGATGCGCATGTTCCTGGAAGGGCTGGAAGGCGGCAAGCCCGCCGCCGGCCAGACCGGCCAGCAGCCCGAATGGTTCTACAAGGGCGACGGCTCGCAGCTCGTCGGCCCGACCGATCCGCTGACCATGCCCGCCTTTGCCAAGGACGGCGGCGAGGAACCGGAAATCGCCGGCATCTACATCATCGGCCCCGACGGCATGCCCTATCGCCTCGGCCTCGCGCTCGCCAACGAGTTCAGCGACCATGTGACCGAGCGCCACAATTATCTGTGGCTCGCCCATTCCAAGCTGCGCCAGGCCTCGCTTGGCCCGGAACTGCTGGTCGGCACCCCGCCCGAGCATATCGAGGGCACCAGCCGCATCCTGCGCGACGGCCGGACCATCTGGGAAAAGCCGTTCCTGTCGGGCGAAGGCAATATGTCGCACAGCTTCGCCAATCTGGAACATCATCATTTCAAATATGACCTGTTCCGCCGCCCCGGCGACGTCCATGTCCATTTCTTCGGCACCGCCACCCTGTCCTTCAGCGACGGCGTGCAGACGCAGGAAGGCGACGTGTTCGAAATCATCGCCGCGCCCTTCACCCTGCCGGTGCGCAATGCGCTCAAGCGCGCCGAACCTGTCGAAGTGACCGTACAGGCACTCTGA
- a CDS encoding Gfo/Idh/MocA family oxidoreductase has translation MDPIRIAIIGIGKIARDQHVPAIRGNSAFSLAATVSPHDAGLDGVPHHASLDELLEQGPAVDAVALCTPPQVRYDLAAQALAKGIHVFLEKPPGATLAEVAALSARADKVGASLFAAWHSRFAAGVAPARAWLAERRIDKVSIIWREDVRVWHPGQAWIWQPGGLGVFDPGINALSIATHILPRPFFLKDATLTLPENRAAPIAADMLFRDTAGAEIHMDLDWRQTGPQSWDIIVETDAGPLKLSHGGAVLSLPSGTEHGEDIEYAGLYSRFATLIRGGRSDVDTDPLRLVADAFLRGKRETTDAFHD, from the coding sequence ATGGACCCGATCCGCATCGCGATCATCGGCATCGGCAAGATTGCACGCGACCAGCATGTCCCCGCCATCCGTGGGAACAGCGCGTTCAGTCTTGCCGCGACGGTCAGCCCGCATGATGCCGGGCTGGACGGCGTGCCGCACCATGCCAGTCTGGACGAATTGCTGGAACAGGGCCCGGCCGTCGATGCGGTCGCGCTCTGCACCCCGCCCCAGGTCCGTTACGACCTGGCGGCGCAGGCCCTGGCCAAGGGCATCCATGTCTTCCTGGAAAAGCCGCCCGGCGCGACCCTGGCCGAAGTGGCCGCGCTCAGCGCCCGTGCCGACAAGGTCGGGGCCAGCCTGTTCGCGGCCTGGCATTCGCGCTTTGCCGCCGGCGTCGCCCCGGCCCGCGCGTGGCTTGCCGAGCGGCGGATCGACAAGGTGTCGATCATCTGGCGTGAAGATGTCCGCGTCTGGCATCCGGGCCAGGCCTGGATCTGGCAGCCCGGCGGCCTGGGCGTTTTCGATCCCGGCATCAACGCCCTGTCGATCGCGACCCATATCCTGCCGCGCCCCTTCTTCCTAAAGGACGCGACCCTGACGCTGCCGGAAAACCGCGCTGCGCCGATCGCCGCCGACATGCTGTTCCGTGACACCGCCGGCGCCGAAATCCACATGGATCTCGACTGGCGCCAGACCGGCCCGCAAAGCTGGGACATCATCGTCGAGACCGATGCCGGCCCCTTGAAGCTCAGCCATGGCGGCGCCGTGCTGTCGCTGCCCAGCGGCACCGAACATGGCGAGGATATCGAATATGCCGGCCTCTACAGCCGCTTCGCCACATTGATCCGCGGCGGCCGCAGCGATGTCGATACCGACCCGCTGCGCCTGGTTGCCGACGCCTTCCTGCGCGGCAAGCGGGAAACCACCGACGCATTTCACGACTGA
- a CDS encoding arabinan endo-1,5-alpha-L-arabinosidase has protein sequence MRQTIITLASLALLAGSAIAQTPATPTEQPATTLNDRLTGDLVPTHDPVIIREGGTYHVFSTGHGDRLIETRTSPDLIHWTAGKPVFTVLPDWAKQAIPGSNGIWAPDISYVNGRYRLYYSVSTFGSNRSAIGLATSATLDPKAKNFGWRDEGLVVMSTKEDDYNAIDPNFIIDRDGRHWLSLGSFWTGIKLFELDPRTGKPKDPKAKPYSIARRPAPAGGPAPVEAPFIVDHGGYYWLMVSYDYCCKGVNSTYYTVIGRSKAITGPYLGKDGSPLMEGGGSIFLRADLQEQQRFRGPGHAGWLHDKDGKDYVVYHAYDKQANGAPTLRIAPVRWGADGWPVADY, from the coding sequence ATGCGGCAGACCATCATCACCCTGGCAAGCCTTGCCCTGCTGGCCGGCAGCGCGATCGCCCAGACGCCGGCTACGCCAACCGAGCAGCCCGCAACCACGCTCAACGATCGTCTGACCGGCGACCTCGTCCCCACTCATGATCCGGTCATCATCCGCGAAGGCGGCACCTATCATGTCTTCAGCACCGGTCATGGCGACCGGCTGATCGAGACGCGGACCTCGCCGGACCTCATCCACTGGACCGCCGGCAAGCCGGTATTCACTGTCCTGCCCGACTGGGCCAAGCAGGCGATCCCCGGCAGCAACGGCATTTGGGCGCCCGACATATCCTATGTGAACGGCCGCTACCGCCTCTATTATTCGGTCTCGACCTTCGGATCGAACCGCTCGGCGATCGGCCTTGCCACCAGCGCGACGCTGGACCCGAAGGCGAAGAATTTCGGCTGGCGCGACGAGGGGCTGGTCGTCATGTCGACCAAGGAGGATGATTATAACGCAATTGACCCCAATTTCATCATCGACCGCGATGGCCGCCACTGGCTAAGCCTCGGCAGCTTCTGGACCGGGATCAAGCTGTTCGAGCTGGATCCCAGGACCGGCAAGCCCAAGGATCCCAAGGCCAAGCCCTATTCGATCGCGCGTCGCCCGGCCCCCGCCGGCGGCCCGGCTCCGGTGGAGGCCCCCTTCATCGTCGACCATGGCGGCTATTATTGGCTGATGGTCAGCTATGACTATTGCTGCAAGGGCGTTAACAGCACCTATTACACCGTTATCGGCCGTTCGAAGGCGATCACCGGCCCCTATCTGGGCAAGGACGGCAGCCCGCTGATGGAAGGCGGCGGCAGCATCTTCCTGCGCGCCGACCTGCAGGAACAGCAGCGTTTCCGTGGCCCCGGCCATGCCGGCTGGCTGCATGACAAGGATGGCAAGGACTATGTCGTCTACCATGCCTATGACAAGCAAGCGAACGGCGCCCCCACCCTGCGCATCGCCCCGGTGCGCTGGGGGGCTGACGGCTGGCCCGTTGCCGATTATTGA
- a CDS encoding glycoside hydrolase family 43 protein, giving the protein MNFALSRRGFLASTAALSAAPIAARAGAATPAIAAPVPVNPLVKQRADAQVFQHDDGYYYMTGSVPEYDRLVLRRSKTLAGLATAEEAVLWRHEASGPRSGFIWAPELHQIDGKWYMYFAAGPSGGGDDVFRIRTYAVVCDGADPMTGKWSVLGEFQAPWDSFNLDSTSFVHKGVRYFAWAQKEPGINTNSNLYIAKLESPLKLAGKATRLTVPTLDWEVRGYKVAEAPAVLHRNGRLFMTYSASATDARYCLGMLTADENADLLDPKSWTKSPQPVFKTCTETSVYGPGHNSFTVDEKGRDILVYHGRDYEAIQGDPLFNPDRHTRVQRLYFQADGTPDFGVPVGNGAMPERFVSAADPKALLAHQGTDLIAGNPALAQTQFRQSPGRAGAKSVMLSPILLPDHYLVAAKDGTVSLMKDDRSADFALRSQFVRFEDAAQGTVRFATIAVAGKHLAAIDGHIGLARSKDPRTQWYAD; this is encoded by the coding sequence ATGAATTTCGCCCTGTCCCGCCGTGGCTTCCTTGCCAGCACAGCCGCCTTGTCGGCCGCGCCGATCGCCGCCCGTGCCGGCGCCGCCACCCCGGCCATAGCCGCCCCGGTTCCGGTCAATCCGCTGGTCAAGCAGCGCGCCGACGCGCAGGTCTTCCAGCACGATGACGGCTATTATTACATGACCGGATCGGTGCCCGAATATGACCGGCTGGTGCTGCGCCGTTCCAAGACGCTGGCCGGCCTTGCCACGGCCGAGGAAGCCGTGCTGTGGCGCCATGAGGCGAGCGGCCCACGCTCCGGCTTCATCTGGGCGCCCGAACTCCACCAGATCGACGGCAAATGGTATATGTATTTCGCTGCCGGCCCGAGCGGCGGCGGCGACGACGTGTTCCGCATCCGCACCTATGCCGTGGTGTGCGACGGCGCCGATCCGATGACCGGCAAATGGAGCGTGCTGGGTGAGTTCCAGGCCCCCTGGGACAGTTTCAACCTCGATTCCACCAGCTTCGTCCACAAGGGCGTGCGCTATTTCGCCTGGGCCCAGAAGGAACCGGGCATCAATACCAACAGCAATCTCTACATCGCCAAGCTCGAATCCCCGCTGAAGCTGGCCGGCAAGGCGACCCGCCTGACCGTGCCCACGCTCGACTGGGAAGTGCGCGGCTACAAGGTGGCCGAAGCCCCCGCCGTCCTGCATCGCAACGGCCGCCTGTTCATGACCTATTCGGCCAGCGCCACCGACGCGCGCTATTGCCTGGGCATGCTGACCGCGGACGAGAATGCCGACCTGCTCGACCCCAAGAGCTGGACCAAGTCGCCCCAGCCGGTATTCAAGACCTGCACCGAAACCAGCGTCTATGGCCCCGGCCACAACAGCTTCACCGTGGACGAGAAGGGCCGCGACATCCTCGTCTATCATGGCCGCGACTATGAGGCGATCCAGGGCGACCCGCTGTTCAACCCCGACCGTCACACCCGCGTCCAGCGCCTCTATTTCCAGGCCGACGGCACCCCGGACTTCGGCGTGCCCGTGGGCAATGGCGCCATGCCGGAACGGTTCGTCTCGGCTGCCGATCCCAAGGCGCTGCTGGCCCATCAGGGCACCGACCTGATCGCGGGCAACCCCGCGCTCGCCCAGACCCAGTTCCGCCAGTCGCCCGGCCGCGCCGGCGCGAAGAGCGTGATGCTCTCCCCGATCCTGCTGCCCGACCATTATCTGGTCGCGGCCAAGGACGGCACGGTCAGCCTGATGAAGGATGATCGCAGCGCCGATTTCGCGCTGCGCAGCCAGTTCGTCCGGTTCGAGGATGCGGCCCAGGGCACGGTGCGCTTCGCGACCATCGCCGTCGCCGGCAAGCATCTCGCCGCGATCGACGGCCACATCGGCCTTGCGCGCAGCAAGGATCCGCGCACGCAATGGTACGCCGACTGA
- a CDS encoding TonB-dependent receptor, whose amino-acid sequence MAIRPIALCSASLVALTLSGAAFAQTDAAPQTIAQEAPTEDIVVTGVRASIVGALNVRKESTQIVDSIVSEDVGKLPDNNVVEALQRVTGIQVTDRAGGEAATITIRGLTDPLTTLNGRNIFTAAGTSFALQDISANLVKQVDVYKTRSADQLETGLAGQIDVQTRRPLDFDGFTISGLARGVYSELADKFNPNVALLVSDRWETGIGDIGFLINGSYTRAHYRNQNLQAGAMVPFATENPPEGSGLTPLQRIFPGATNENWTPGLDAGLPTAPGSTLNINGVETPYYLSRDAVIASDLYGKRERPSVNAALQWAPNDSSVYTAEVFYTGFRGETFNSLHFSFADWWGNLPADVANSFELYDGTNIIKSRQMGAVAGFNSGDMATNKTDSYVYALNAKWNVGERGKIVADIAYQDSKNETSFFAIRTDRGPLDIDVDFNAGGGLPAYSFANQGVLTDASQWTVGNLFDSGTKNTGSALTMMLDGEYKWDEGFLRRIKAGFRFDDRNADSYVRDQGAGGLPGMTLAAFSQGTPFTNSGFFDGRADIPTSWVLADPRSMDKDAVRSLYRSVAPGLLLSDEMTFGHVFGINETNLAAYVMADGEVEIFGRPLQLQAGVRFVAIDTLYDYFDRGNNFARTTVSTGSEKFLPSFTARYNLTDNLRIRFNYGETLRRPAFGDLNPNLALTGDLSRIGFGSGSSGNANLRATHSKNMDLAIEWYFERNSAIYATAFRRKIDGLVVPLTVREFIPNNYLPRNETYTEYFNITRPENASNGTLKGVELGLTYFPSYLPSILDGLGFTGSATILDSEQTIPVVNNEGEITGTTKSAFFGVSKLSYNATLAYDSGPVGARLSYIWRKGFLNNNEGRSFANPIGMWRAPEKSLDFQLTWNVNDDIGVTFDAVNITKAKQQNYYKFGDVGNPTEFNSSTLLIDRTFALGVRFKFD is encoded by the coding sequence ATGGCTATCCGGCCGATCGCACTCTGTTCTGCGTCGCTTGTCGCGCTGACCCTGTCGGGCGCCGCCTTCGCGCAGACCGACGCCGCTCCGCAGACCATCGCGCAAGAAGCACCGACCGAAGATATCGTCGTCACCGGCGTGCGCGCGTCGATCGTCGGTGCCCTGAACGTCCGCAAGGAATCGACCCAGATCGTCGATTCGATCGTGTCCGAAGACGTTGGCAAATTGCCCGACAATAATGTCGTCGAAGCGCTTCAGCGCGTAACCGGTATCCAGGTCACCGACCGCGCCGGCGGCGAAGCGGCAACCATCACCATTCGCGGCCTGACCGACCCGTTGACTACTCTTAACGGCCGCAACATCTTCACTGCAGCCGGCACGTCCTTCGCCCTGCAAGACATCTCGGCCAACCTCGTGAAGCAGGTCGATGTCTACAAGACGCGTTCGGCCGACCAGCTCGAAACCGGCCTTGCCGGCCAGATCGACGTCCAGACCCGTCGCCCGCTCGACTTCGATGGCTTCACCATTTCCGGCCTGGCGCGCGGCGTCTATTCGGAACTGGCGGACAAGTTCAATCCGAACGTCGCGCTGCTGGTCAGCGATCGCTGGGAAACCGGCATCGGTGACATCGGCTTCCTGATCAACGGCAGCTACACCCGCGCCCATTATCGCAACCAGAATCTCCAGGCCGGCGCCATGGTGCCCTTCGCCACCGAGAATCCGCCCGAAGGTTCGGGCCTGACCCCGCTGCAGCGTATCTTCCCTGGCGCGACCAACGAAAACTGGACGCCGGGCCTCGACGCCGGCCTGCCGACCGCACCGGGTTCGACACTCAACATCAACGGCGTCGAAACGCCCTATTATCTGTCGCGTGACGCCGTCATCGCGTCCGACCTCTACGGCAAGCGCGAGCGTCCGTCGGTCAACGCTGCGCTCCAGTGGGCGCCCAATGATAGTTCGGTCTACACCGCCGAAGTCTTCTACACCGGCTTCCGTGGGGAAACCTTCAACAGCCTGCACTTCAGCTTCGCCGACTGGTGGGGCAACCTGCCCGCCGACGTGGCCAACAGCTTCGAACTCTATGATGGCACCAACATCATCAAGTCGCGCCAGATGGGCGCGGTCGCCGGCTTCAACAGCGGCGACATGGCGACCAACAAGACAGACAGCTACGTCTATGCGCTGAACGCCAAGTGGAACGTGGGCGAGCGCGGCAAGATCGTCGCCGACATCGCCTATCAGGACAGCAAGAACGAAACCTCCTTCTTCGCAATCCGTACCGATCGCGGCCCGCTCGACATCGACGTCGATTTCAACGCGGGTGGCGGCCTGCCGGCCTACAGCTTCGCCAATCAGGGCGTGCTGACCGATGCAAGCCAGTGGACCGTCGGCAACCTGTTCGACAGCGGCACCAAGAACACCGGCAGCGCCCTGACCATGATGCTGGACGGCGAATATAAGTGGGACGAAGGCTTCCTGCGTCGCATCAAGGCCGGCTTCCGCTTCGATGATCGCAACGCCGATTCCTACGTCCGTGATCAGGGCGCCGGCGGCCTGCCGGGCATGACGCTGGCGGCTTTCAGCCAGGGCACCCCCTTCACCAACAGCGGCTTCTTCGACGGACGCGCCGACATCCCCACCAGTTGGGTGCTGGCTGACCCGCGCAGCATGGACAAGGATGCTGTCCGCAGCCTCTATCGTTCCGTAGCCCCCGGTCTGTTGCTGTCGGACGAAATGACTTTCGGCCATGTGTTCGGCATCAACGAAACCAATCTGGCCGCCTATGTCATGGCCGATGGCGAAGTCGAAATCTTCGGCCGCCCGCTGCAGCTTCAGGCTGGCGTGCGCTTCGTTGCGATCGACACGCTGTATGACTATTTCGACCGCGGCAATAATTTCGCGCGTACCACCGTATCGACCGGCTCGGAAAAGTTCCTGCCGTCCTTCACCGCGCGCTATAATCTGACCGACAATCTGCGTATCCGCTTCAACTATGGCGAAACGCTGCGCCGTCCGGCCTTTGGCGACCTCAACCCCAATCTGGCGCTGACGGGCGATCTCTCCCGCATCGGCTTCGGCTCGGGTTCGTCGGGCAACGCCAATCTGCGTGCGACCCATTCGAAGAATATGGACCTTGCGATCGAATGGTATTTCGAACGCAACAGCGCCATCTATGCGACCGCTTTCCGTCGCAAGATCGACGGTCTGGTCGTGCCGCTGACCGTGCGTGAGTTCATCCCGAACAACTATCTGCCGCGCAACGAAACCTATACCGAATATTTCAATATCACCCGGCCGGAAAACGCCTCGAACGGCACGCTCAAGGGTGTGGAACTGGGCCTGACCTACTTCCCGTCCTATCTGCCGTCGATTCTCGACGGCCTGGGCTTCACCGGCAGCGCGACGATCCTGGATTCCGAACAGACGATCCCGGTCGTCAACAATGAAGGTGAGATCACCGGCACCACCAAGTCGGCCTTCTTCGGCGTGTCGAAGCTGTCCTATAACGCCACGCTGGCCTATGACAGCGGTCCGGTCGGTGCCCGGCTGTCCTACATCTGGCGCAAGGGGTTCCTGAACAACAATGAAGGCCGCTCCTTCGCCAACCCGATCGGCATGTGGCGCGCGCCTGAAAAGAGTCTGGACTTCCAGCTGACCTGGAACGTCAATGACGATATCGGCGTCACTTTCGACGCGGTGAACATCACCAAGGCGAAGCAGCAGAACTATTACAAGTTCGGCGATGTCGGCAATCCGACGGAGTTCAACTCCAGCACGCTGCTGATTGATCGGACCTTCGCTCTGGGTGTCCGTTTCAAGTTTGACTGA
- a CDS encoding alpha-L-arabinofuranosidase C-terminal domain-containing protein → MLKALRRTTAALLLCATALAPAAHAQTGGKPTTATIHADQPGAVYDKRVFTQFAEHLGNGIYGGLWVGNDKSIPNTNGFRNDVVAALRNLSVPVIRWPGGCFADEYHWREGIGPKKDRPVKVNTHWGGVTEPNTVGTHEFFELLRQVGAEAYIAGNVGNGTPQEMAEWVEYMTAPAGSLAELRAKNGHKEPWAVPYFGIGNELWGCGGNMRPEFAADETRRYATFVKAPAGTKIMKVAAGANVDDYNWTETMMRVAGDKLDGVSLHYYVHPAGGWPPRAPAVDFDENGWADALNGAMHMDELITKHSAIMDKYDPKKRVFLAVDEWGAWYAQDPGTHPGFLRQQNTLRDALIASIHLDIFAKHADRVRMTAIAQMVNVLQAMILTDGKKMVLTPTYHVFEMYKPWQDATVLPIDIQTPWYAKDQYTMPAVSGSAVKGKDGKVHVGLSNLDPNQTNTVTVKLDGLSAASVTGRILTASAINSHNTFDAPETVKPVAFTGAQVSGGTLTVALPPKSVVVLELQ, encoded by the coding sequence ATGTTGAAAGCCCTGCGCCGTACCACGGCCGCGCTGCTGCTGTGCGCCACCGCGCTCGCCCCGGCCGCGCATGCCCAGACCGGCGGCAAGCCGACGACGGCGACGATCCACGCCGACCAGCCCGGCGCCGTCTATGACAAGCGCGTCTTCACCCAGTTTGCCGAGCATCTGGGCAATGGCATCTATGGCGGCCTGTGGGTCGGCAACGACAAGTCCATCCCCAACACCAACGGCTTCCGCAACGACGTCGTCGCCGCACTGCGCAACCTGTCGGTGCCGGTGATCCGCTGGCCCGGCGGCTGCTTCGCCGACGAATATCACTGGCGTGAAGGCATCGGCCCCAAGAAGGACCGCCCGGTCAAGGTCAACACCCATTGGGGCGGCGTGACCGAACCGAACACCGTCGGCACGCACGAATTTTTCGAGCTGCTGCGCCAGGTCGGCGCCGAAGCTTATATCGCCGGCAATGTCGGCAATGGCACGCCGCAGGAAATGGCCGAATGGGTCGAATATATGACCGCGCCCGCCGGCAGCCTTGCCGAACTGCGCGCCAAGAACGGCCATAAGGAACCCTGGGCCGTTCCCTATTTCGGCATCGGCAACGAGCTGTGGGGCTGCGGTGGCAACATGCGCCCCGAATTCGCCGCCGACGAAACCCGTCGCTACGCCACCTTCGTCAAGGCGCCTGCCGGCACCAAGATCATGAAGGTCGCCGCCGGCGCCAATGTCGACGACTATAACTGGACCGAAACCATGATGCGCGTCGCGGGCGACAAGCTCGATGGCGTCTCGCTCCATTATTATGTCCACCCCGCCGGTGGCTGGCCGCCGCGCGCTCCCGCCGTCGATTTCGACGAAAATGGCTGGGCCGACGCGCTCAACGGCGCGATGCACATGGACGAGCTGATCACCAAGCACAGCGCGATCATGGACAAATATGATCCCAAGAAGCGCGTCTTCCTGGCGGTCGACGAATGGGGCGCCTGGTATGCCCAGGATCCGGGCACGCATCCCGGCTTCCTGCGCCAGCAGAACACGCTGCGCGACGCGCTGATCGCCTCGATCCATCTCGACATCTTCGCCAAGCATGCCGACCGCGTCCGCATGACGGCGATCGCGCAGATGGTGAACGTGCTGCAGGCGATGATCCTGACCGACGGCAAGAAGATGGTGCTGACGCCCACCTATCATGTCTTCGAGATGTACAAGCCCTGGCAGGACGCCACCGTGCTGCCGATCGACATCCAGACGCCCTGGTATGCGAAGGATCAGTACACCATGCCGGCGGTCAGCGGCTCGGCGGTCAAGGGCAAGGACGGCAAGGTTCATGTCGGCCTGTCGAACCTCGACCCGAACCAGACCAACACCGTCACCGTGAAGCTCGACGGCCTGAGCGCCGCCAGCGTCACCGGCCGCATCCTGACGGCGTCGGCGATCAATTCGCATAATACGTTCGACGCGCCCGAAACCGTCAAGCCCGTCGCCTTCACCGGCGCACAGGTCAGCGGCGGCACGCTGACCGTCGCGCTGCCGCCCAAGTCGGTGGTCGTGCTCGAACTGCAATAA
- a CDS encoding discoidin domain-containing protein — translation MRAMRMLLLAGAAMIGMGAVSPPPRSAGLDTHAIAVQRFGNDAPWYQDRIPFFESADPKIDAVYYYRWQLYRGHQRDLGEEGYITTEFFDDVDWQRHPYASLNDATGFHLAEGRWLNDRRFADDYIRFMYRGGNDRHFTDYMADSVWGRYLIDGDKAGVLEHLPVMRHIYRLWDEKFDFDKGLYFVEPLLDATEYTVSSIDASGGKDGFRGGDAFRPSVNSYMYANARALAKMATMAGDTEMAQEYEARAQALKDHVLADLWSEKLGHFIDRHQSRKNPHVNYWDPIRNRELVGYLPWMFDLVPDEAKYAGAWAHLLDPASLAGKAGMRTVEANYEYYMRQYRYLGDAPECQWNGPIWPYQTTQVLIAMANLLDHHRRQGPVTRSDYMRLLRQYTALHYQGDRLDLEEDYHPETGKPIVGLDRSHHYFHSGYNDLILGGLVGIRPRADDVLEVNPLLPDAGDPQALAWFRAQDVPYHGHRIAVTWDADGSHYGRGKGLSVEVDGKEVARRETLGRIELPVPRVANAPVARPINRAVQLVRSQFPIGSASSNSDPENVHDAIDGRTWFFPEMPNGWSSAPGEANQWYAIDLGKPVSIGRAELAFFADGKQFAVPQSYRLQAMVDGQWRDVATPKGAPIANGVTDLRFAGRAARQWRVLMRQPQGKAIRLAEIKLFDR, via the coding sequence ATGCGCGCGATGAGGATGCTTCTGCTGGCAGGGGCTGCCATGATCGGCATGGGCGCCGTCTCTCCCCCTCCCCGCTCCGCCGGCCTCGACACCCATGCCATCGCGGTGCAGCGCTTCGGCAATGACGCACCCTGGTATCAGGATCGCATCCCCTTCTTCGAATCCGCCGATCCGAAGATCGACGCCGTCTATTATTATCGCTGGCAGCTCTACCGTGGCCATCAGCGCGACCTGGGCGAAGAAGGCTATATCACCACCGAATTTTTCGACGATGTCGACTGGCAGCGCCATCCCTATGCCAGCCTCAACGACGCGACCGGCTTTCATCTGGCCGAAGGACGATGGCTGAACGACCGGCGCTTTGCCGACGACTATATCCGCTTCATGTATCGCGGCGGCAATGACCGCCACTTCACCGACTATATGGCGGACTCGGTCTGGGGCCGTTACCTGATCGATGGCGACAAGGCGGGCGTGCTCGAACATCTGCCAGTGATGCGCCACATCTATCGCCTGTGGGACGAGAAGTTCGACTTCGACAAGGGCCTCTATTTCGTCGAGCCCTTGCTCGACGCGACCGAATATACCGTCTCCTCGATCGACGCCTCGGGCGGCAAGGACGGGTTCCGTGGCGGCGACGCCTTCCGCCCCTCGGTCAACAGTTACATGTATGCCAATGCCCGCGCGCTGGCGAAGATGGCGACCATGGCCGGCGACACCGAAATGGCGCAGGAATATGAGGCCCGCGCGCAGGCACTGAAGGACCATGTCCTGGCCGACCTGTGGAGCGAGAAGCTCGGCCATTTCATCGACCGGCACCAAAGCCGCAAGAATCCGCACGTCAATTATTGGGATCCGATCCGCAATCGTGAACTGGTCGGCTATCTCCCCTGGATGTTCGACCTGGTCCCGGACGAGGCGAAATATGCCGGCGCCTGGGCGCACCTGCTCGACCCCGCCTCGCTCGCCGGCAAGGCGGGCATGCGCACGGTCGAGGCCAATTACGAATATTATATGCGGCAATATCGCTATCTGGGCGACGCGCCGGAATGCCAGTGGAACGGCCCGATCTGGCCCTATCAAACGACCCAGGTACTGATCGCCATGGCCAACCTGCTCGATCATCACCGCCGGCAGGGGCCGGTCACCCGCAGCGACTATATGCGTCTGCTGCGCCAATATACCGCGCTCCACTATCAGGGCGACCGGCTCGACCTGGAGGAGGATTATCATCCCGAAACCGGCAAGCCGATCGTCGGCCTCGATCGCAGCCATCATTATTTCCACTCGGGCTATAATGACCTGATCCTGGGCGGGCTGGTCGGCATCCGCCCCCGCGCCGACGACGTGCTGGAGGTGAACCCGCTACTGCCCGACGCCGGCGATCCGCAGGCGCTGGCCTGGTTCCGGGCGCAGGACGTGCCCTATCATGGCCATCGCATCGCCGTGACCTGGGACGCGGACGGCAGCCATTATGGCCGGGGCAAGGGCCTGTCGGTCGAGGTCGACGGCAAGGAAGTCGCCCGGCGCGAGACATTGGGCCGGATCGAGCTGCCGGTGCCGCGCGTCGCCAATGCGCCGGTCGCCCGGCCGATCAACCGCGCCGTGCAACTGGTACGCAGCCAGTTCCCGATCGGCAGCGCGTCGAGCAACAGCGATCCTGAAAATGTCCATGACGCGATCGATGGACGCACCTGGTTCTTCCCCGAAATGCCCAATGGCTGGTCCTCCGCGCCGGGAGAGGCCAACCAATGGTATGCCATTGACCTGGGCAAACCCGTGTCCATCGGCCGCGCCGAACTCGCCTTCTTCGCCGACGGCAAGCAGTTTGCCGTGCCGCAATCCTATCGCCTTCAGGCCATGGTTGATGGCCAATGGCGCGATGTCGCGACGCCCAAGGGCGCGCCGATCGCCAATGGCGTGACCGACCTGCGCTTTGCGGGCCGCGCCGCGCGCCAGTGGCGGGTGCTCATGCGCCAGCCCCAGGGCAAAGCGATTCGGCTGGCGGAGATCAAGCTGTTCGACCGCTGA